The following proteins come from a genomic window of Dreissena polymorpha isolate Duluth1 chromosome 1, UMN_Dpol_1.0, whole genome shotgun sequence:
- the LOC127844008 gene encoding uncharacterized protein LOC127844008, whose product MATDSPSPPIRFDQNGNYGRLFEQERSENRPVFASAVPLRLGNDDVGNGLPTVPIIHTKRNSEGQVLQVKFASEVTIARISDNMAVSSGLVIVNQSLERQKPLVPNILNVDHNHYEQWARIKGRRVPNSSLLRGIQALKARMKRESIEQDRPETRSSANSRVLHINTLSKNSMLTRDKLTDEKWSLKREKSVFHLPKQPIELRGVLKTNAHVIDSESFKNDDSHDLEGCDSRQDRVPHREQIKPRIGVARIKDRCALPVSVYQPISIGDHVFFINEPIRYSEFIRMRSRQRKDGSMSSNENLRQSDDNLHNPNIEIGLEGLDRAKSFTLETQFIKNKRAPAVVPSAELFDFSQLSEIRSTMESKIAERSKTEFSFNVRGSRSVKLVPNVRRLKEGSMKT is encoded by the coding sequence ATGGCGACAGATTCACCGTCTCCTCCAATACGATTTGACCAAAATGGTAATTATGGCAGATTATTCGAGCAAGAGCGGTCCGAAAATCGACCGGTATTCGCTTCCGCTGTTCCTCTGCGACTCGGAAATGACGACGTCGGAAATGGCCTGCCAACAGTTCCTATTATTCACACGAAGCGAAATAGCGAAGGGCAAGTACTGCAGGTAAAATTTGCATCGGAAGTGACAATTGCACGTATTTCGGATAACATGGCTGTGTCGTCTGGGTTAGTTATAGTAAACCAGTCGCTTGAACGACAAAAACCATTGGTGCCGAACATCTTGAATGTAGATCACAATCATTATGAGCAGTGGGCAAGGATAAAGGGCCGCCGCGTGCCTAACAGCTCCCTTCTACGAGGCATACAGGCCCTTAAAGCTCGAATGAAACGAGAAAGTATTGAGCAAGATCGTCCCGAAACGAGATCGAGTGCTAACAGTAGGGTGTTGCATATAAACACACTCAGTAAAAATAGTATGCTCACTAGAGATAAACTCACCGATGAAAAGTGGAGTTTAAAAAGAGAAAAATCGGTGTTCCATTTACCGAAGCAACCAATAGAGCTACGAGGCGTTTTAAAAACAAACGCTCATGTTATCGACTCCGAATCTTTTAAGAACGACGACAGCCACGATTTGGAAGGTTGTGATTCAAGACAAGATCGCGTGCCACATCGGGAGCAAATCAAACCTCGTATTGGAGTCGCGCGCATCAAGGACCGGTGCGCGCTTCCAGTTTCAGTGTATCAGCCAATAAGCATCGGTGATCACGTGTTTTTTATTAACGAGCCAATCAGATACAGTGAATTTATACGAATGCGGTCAAGACAGAGAAAGGATGGGAGCATGTCCTCCAACGAGAATCTCCGACAGTCAGACGATAACCTGCATAACCCGAACATAGAAATCGGCCTCGAAGGTTTGGACAGGGCTAAAAGTTTTACTTTGGAGACTcagtttataaaaaacaaacgAGCGCCTGCGGTAGTGCCGAGTGCAGAGCTGTTTGATTTTTCGCAGCTCTCTGAAATCCGAAGCACCATGGAGAGTAAAATAGCTGAACGGAGTAAGACTGAATTTTCTTTCAATGTTCGTGGGTCAAGGTCGGTGAAACTCGTTCCTAACGTACGGAGATTGAAAGAAGGGAGTATGAAGACATAA